A genome region from Rhodopseudomonas boonkerdii includes the following:
- a CDS encoding DUF1772 domain-containing protein codes for MTFGLAFAAAIGSGLMAGLFFVFSVTIMSALGKLPAPAGIAAMQSINTTILSPLFLTAFMGTALVCVVLAIIAMLNWAGPASGWLVAGALLYVAGTFLVTIVFNVPMNDALAASAADSGEAAAIWSRYLSVWTGWNHVRTVTSTAALGAFICALRQL; via the coding sequence ATGACGTTCGGTCTGGCCTTTGCCGCAGCGATCGGATCGGGGCTCATGGCCGGACTGTTCTTCGTCTTCTCGGTGACGATCATGAGCGCGCTCGGCAAATTGCCGGCGCCAGCCGGTATCGCCGCGATGCAGTCGATCAATACCACGATCTTGAGCCCGCTGTTTCTCACGGCATTCATGGGGACGGCGCTTGTTTGTGTCGTCCTCGCGATCATCGCGATGCTGAATTGGGCCGGGCCGGCATCCGGCTGGCTGGTCGCGGGCGCGCTGCTTTACGTGGCCGGCACATTTCTCGTTACCATCGTCTTCAACGTGCCGATGAACGATGCGCTGGCAGCCTCCGCCGCCGATAGCGGCGAAGCTGCCGCCATCTGGTCGCGTTACCTTTCGGTCTGGACCGGCTGGAATCACGTCCGCACAGTGACTTCGACCGCCGCGCTCGGTGCGTTCATCTGTGCGCTGAGGCAGCTTTAG
- a CDS encoding SDR family NAD(P)-dependent oxidoreductase, with translation MTKADANIRKVVLVTGAARGIGLAVAKRFLGEGYRVALLDIERDLLDTSAKALNDPDNTLALHTDVSDAAAVTRAFAAVQARFGRLDALVNNAGIANFKPLLETTLEEWERIMAVNLTGPFLCTKAAAPLMREHGGGAIVNIASISALRASTLRVAYGTSKAGIIHFTKQSAVELALLGIRVNAVAPGPVETAMAKAVHTPAIRADYHDAIPLNRYGGEDELADAIFYLCSDRASYITGQMLAVDGGFDATGIGLPTLRREGING, from the coding sequence ATGACCAAAGCTGACGCCAACATTCGTAAAGTCGTACTCGTCACCGGCGCCGCGCGCGGCATCGGGCTCGCGGTGGCGAAACGGTTTCTCGGCGAGGGTTATCGCGTGGCTCTGCTCGATATCGAGCGCGACTTGCTGGATACCAGCGCCAAGGCACTGAACGATCCCGACAACACGCTGGCACTGCATACCGACGTCTCCGACGCCGCCGCGGTGACGCGGGCTTTCGCCGCCGTGCAGGCCCGCTTCGGCCGGCTCGATGCGCTGGTCAACAATGCCGGCATCGCGAATTTCAAGCCGCTGCTCGAAACAACGCTGGAGGAATGGGAGCGCATCATGGCCGTGAACCTCACCGGCCCGTTCCTTTGCACCAAGGCGGCCGCACCGCTGATGCGCGAACATGGCGGCGGCGCCATCGTGAACATTGCTTCCATCTCGGCGCTGCGCGCGTCCACGCTGCGCGTCGCTTACGGCACCAGCAAGGCTGGCATCATTCATTTCACCAAACAGTCCGCCGTCGAGCTCGCGTTGCTCGGCATTCGCGTCAATGCGGTGGCGCCTGGTCCGGTGGAAACCGCCATGGCCAAGGCGGTGCATACACCGGCGATCCGCGCCGATTATCATGATGCGATTCCGCTGAATCGCTACGGCGGCGAGGACGAACTGGCGGACGCCATTTTCTATCTGTGCAGCGACCGCGCCAGCTACATCACCGGCCAGATGCTCGCGGTAGATGGCGGCTTCGACGCCACCGGCATCGGTCTTCCGACGCTGCGGCGCGAGGGGATTAATGGCTAG
- a CDS encoding TonB-dependent siderophore receptor: MFNFSTSQRVVGASFAVLTAFAIEAPAQAQNQLPPVVVEQAKPRATPARPQRTQASRSTTSRRASARNATRAPAAVASAAAFESGTGPVQGYLASQSGTGMKTDTPLRETAQSISVVTADRMTDQGATNVQEAIRYVPGVLADPYGMDSRGDYPRVRGQDPNIFLDGTRAVNTFKFGEWRQDPYMLERVEVFRGPSVLYGDTSVAGLINLISKRPRADGFNEIGVQFDNFGRKQVQMDTTGTLTKDGEWLYRFVGVFRDGHLQTDFTPDDRILLAPSLTWRPTTNTNWTLQGFYQKDKSSTGTGFMPHEGMLYPGPNGLIPITRFTGYPGYDVYQAETAGIGSIFEHSFNDAVKFTQNLRYTHIESIYRTGYSDSFSNPDNPYLDPERRTVARFLDNQQITRDQIAIDNNLQFKFLTGAVSHKVLVGADYREVNERSRIGSAFDPTPFDLYAPVYTTTIAPELFDNPHLRQNQLGLYAQDQLRAGPWLATLGIRQDFVGSRLAGSPSEDTRATTGRASLMYETPFGFNPYVTYATSFNPVFGANVCADICKAQRGEIYEVGFKYNPFPGTAINGAIFDTVEKNRLASDPTNPLISVQTGQVRIRGVELEVITKVTPDLNLIGSYTYLDAKVESGDNAGKHIEIVPEQQASLWGTYRLSALGLREVTIGSGVRYVGASWDGTDTLQTPDYTLFDAMIKYETGPWRLQINASNLADKRHMTACLARGDCFPGVGRTVLGSATYRF, translated from the coding sequence ATGTTCAATTTCAGTACATCGCAGCGAGTCGTCGGAGCGTCCTTTGCCGTGCTGACGGCCTTCGCTATCGAAGCTCCTGCACAGGCGCAGAACCAGCTTCCTCCCGTCGTCGTCGAACAGGCGAAGCCTCGGGCCACACCTGCCCGTCCGCAGCGCACGCAAGCATCGCGCTCCACGACAAGCCGTCGCGCATCCGCACGCAACGCGACCAGAGCGCCCGCGGCCGTGGCGTCAGCCGCAGCCTTCGAAAGTGGCACAGGCCCGGTTCAAGGCTATCTCGCCAGCCAGAGCGGCACCGGCATGAAGACCGACACGCCGCTGCGCGAGACCGCCCAATCGATCTCGGTGGTGACCGCCGATCGCATGACCGATCAGGGCGCCACCAATGTTCAGGAAGCCATACGCTATGTGCCCGGCGTGCTCGCCGACCCCTATGGCATGGACTCGCGCGGCGACTATCCGCGCGTCCGCGGTCAGGATCCCAACATCTTCCTCGACGGCACCCGTGCGGTGAACACCTTCAAGTTCGGCGAATGGCGGCAGGACCCCTATATGCTGGAGCGCGTCGAGGTATTTCGCGGCCCTTCGGTGTTGTATGGCGACACGTCGGTAGCCGGCCTGATCAACCTGATCTCGAAGCGACCGCGGGCGGACGGCTTCAATGAGATCGGCGTGCAGTTCGATAATTTCGGACGCAAGCAGGTTCAGATGGATACGACCGGGACGCTGACCAAGGACGGCGAATGGCTCTATCGGTTCGTCGGCGTGTTCCGGGACGGTCACCTGCAGACCGATTTCACGCCGGACGACCGCATCCTGCTCGCCCCGTCGCTGACCTGGCGGCCGACCACCAACACCAACTGGACCCTTCAGGGCTTTTACCAGAAAGATAAGTCGAGCACCGGGACCGGTTTCATGCCGCATGAAGGCATGCTCTATCCCGGTCCGAACGGTCTTATTCCCATCACACGCTTCACCGGCTATCCCGGCTACGACGTGTACCAGGCCGAAACCGCCGGCATCGGCAGCATCTTCGAGCATTCGTTCAACGACGCTGTGAAGTTCACGCAGAATCTGCGCTACACTCATATCGAGAGCATCTATCGCACCGGCTATTCGGACAGTTTCTCGAATCCCGACAACCCCTATCTCGATCCTGAGCGCCGGACGGTTGCGCGGTTCCTGGACAATCAGCAGATAACGCGCGACCAGATCGCCATCGACAACAATCTGCAGTTCAAATTCCTCACCGGTGCGGTCAGCCACAAGGTGCTGGTGGGTGCGGACTATCGCGAGGTCAATGAACGCAGCCGCATCGGGAGCGCCTTCGATCCGACGCCGTTCGATCTCTATGCGCCTGTTTACACGACGACGATCGCCCCCGAGCTGTTCGACAATCCCCATCTGCGCCAGAATCAACTCGGCCTCTATGCACAGGACCAGCTTCGCGCCGGCCCATGGCTCGCAACCCTCGGCATCCGGCAGGATTTCGTCGGCAGCCGCCTCGCCGGGAGCCCCAGCGAGGACACGCGGGCAACCACCGGCCGCGCCAGCCTGATGTATGAGACGCCGTTTGGCTTCAATCCCTACGTGACCTATGCGACGTCCTTCAATCCCGTGTTCGGCGCCAATGTCTGCGCCGACATCTGCAAGGCGCAGCGCGGCGAAATTTACGAGGTCGGCTTCAAATACAATCCGTTCCCGGGGACTGCGATCAACGGCGCCATCTTCGATACAGTCGAGAAGAACCGCCTCGCGTCCGACCCGACCAATCCGCTGATCTCGGTCCAGACCGGCCAGGTCCGCATTCGCGGCGTCGAGCTGGAAGTCATCACCAAAGTGACGCCTGATCTCAACCTGATCGGCTCCTATACCTATCTCGACGCCAAGGTGGAGAGCGGCGACAATGCCGGCAAGCACATCGAGATCGTGCCGGAACAGCAGGCGTCGCTGTGGGGCACCTACCGGCTGTCGGCCCTCGGCCTGCGTGAGGTCACTATCGGCAGCGGCGTGCGCTATGTCGGCGCGTCCTGGGACGGCACCGATACGCTGCAGACGCCGGATTACACGCTGTTCGATGCCATGATCAAATACGAGACCGGTCCGTGGCGGCTGCAGATCAACGCAAGCAACCTCGCCGACAAGCGCCACATGACCGCCTGCCTCGCCCGCGGCGACTGCTTCCCGGGCGTAGGACGGACGGTCCTAGGCTCGGCGACCTATCGGTTCTGA
- a CDS encoding glutathione S-transferase family protein: MSLTLHYHPLSSYCWKTLIALYENDTPFTPHVVNLGDEAERAALLKLWPIGKFPVLQDDARSEVVPESSIVIAYLDRYYPGSIRFIPDGDLGLQVRLRDRFYDLHVHDHVQKIVGDRLRPRDQVDPFGVEQARAKLRTAWDMIEHDMAYHEWAMGSAFTLADCAALPALFYGNKVLPFVETHKRVAAYLERLLARPSIARVIAQAGPYFHMFPQEASG, encoded by the coding sequence ATGTCGCTCACGCTTCACTACCACCCGCTGTCATCCTATTGCTGGAAGACGCTGATCGCTCTGTACGAGAATGATACGCCGTTCACGCCGCATGTGGTCAATCTCGGCGACGAGGCTGAGCGCGCGGCGTTGTTGAAACTGTGGCCCATCGGCAAGTTCCCGGTGCTGCAGGACGATGCGCGCAGCGAGGTCGTGCCGGAGTCTTCCATCGTCATCGCGTATCTCGATCGGTACTATCCGGGTAGCATACGTTTTATTCCCGACGGCGATCTCGGTCTGCAGGTTCGGCTGCGTGATCGCTTCTACGATCTGCATGTGCATGATCATGTGCAGAAGATCGTCGGCGACAGGCTGCGTCCGCGGGATCAGGTCGATCCGTTCGGCGTCGAACAGGCGAGGGCGAAGCTGCGTACGGCCTGGGATATGATCGAGCACGATATGGCCTACCATGAATGGGCGATGGGTAGCGCCTTCACGCTGGCCGATTGCGCCGCGCTGCCGGCGCTGTTCTACGGCAACAAGGTGCTGCCGTTTGTCGAGACGCACAAACGCGTGGCGGCCTATCTTGAACGGCTGCTCGCGCGGCCGTCGATTGCGCGCGTCATCGCGCAGGCCGGTCCATACTTCCACATGTTCCCGCAGGAGGCATCCGGATAA
- a CDS encoding TetR/AcrR family transcriptional regulator: protein MANVDPVRRAEIGREKRARTRAQLIAAAHALFARQAVESVTVDDVVKEAGVAKGTFYVHFADLRSLTAVVAEELLASVDDALQPGRLARSDPASRIAFSCGYLIDKAIANPAWAAALARMITTSASGSVIARQRYVFEDLSALSKSLGGGVSPALSLEIIVGIMVQLAVAYGEGRLSRHDREPTVAAILRALGADARQVKSALASLPSPQESAQPALPDRTAKPKRPAARDPKKTG, encoded by the coding sequence ATGGCTAATGTTGACCCCGTCCGCCGCGCCGAAATCGGCCGGGAGAAACGGGCGAGGACGCGGGCCCAGCTGATTGCTGCCGCCCACGCGCTGTTCGCCCGTCAGGCGGTGGAATCCGTCACCGTGGACGATGTGGTGAAGGAGGCCGGCGTCGCGAAAGGAACGTTCTATGTCCATTTCGCCGATCTGCGGTCGCTGACGGCAGTGGTTGCGGAGGAGCTGCTCGCGTCGGTCGATGATGCGCTCCAACCAGGGCGACTCGCGCGCAGCGACCCAGCGTCGCGTATCGCCTTCAGTTGCGGCTACCTGATCGACAAGGCAATCGCCAATCCGGCATGGGCCGCCGCCCTCGCACGGATGATCACCACATCAGCAAGCGGCAGCGTCATCGCGCGCCAGCGGTATGTCTTCGAAGATCTCAGCGCATTGTCGAAGAGCCTCGGCGGCGGCGTGTCACCAGCACTCAGCCTGGAAATTATCGTCGGCATCATGGTTCAGCTGGCCGTGGCCTATGGCGAGGGACGGCTGTCCCGACACGACCGCGAACCGACGGTCGCCGCGATCCTGCGCGCGCTCGGCGCCGATGCACGCCAGGTGAAATCCGCGCTCGCATCCCTGCCGTCGCCGCAGGAAAGTGCGCAGCCCGCCCTGCCGGATCGTACGGCGAAGCCCAAACGCCCGGCAGCGCGCGACCCGAAGAAAACCGGCTGA
- a CDS encoding YciI family protein produces the protein MRFMVIVHANQDTEAGVMPSTELLTAMGKFNEEMIRAGVMQAGEGLHPTAKGTRIRYNGDKPAVTNGPFPLSRDLIAGFWLIETETRDDAIAWMKRAPFDDGAEIEIRQVFAPEDFGEAFTPELREQEELMRRSLESKGSQGQAASDIFR, from the coding sequence ATGCGTTTCATGGTGATTGTGCATGCGAACCAGGATACCGAAGCCGGCGTGATGCCGTCGACGGAGCTGTTGACAGCGATGGGAAAGTTCAACGAGGAGATGATCAGAGCCGGTGTGATGCAGGCCGGTGAGGGGCTGCACCCGACTGCCAAGGGCACCCGCATTCGCTACAATGGCGATAAACCCGCGGTTACCAATGGACCGTTTCCGCTTTCGCGCGATCTCATTGCAGGCTTCTGGCTGATCGAGACGGAAACGAGGGACGACGCTATTGCCTGGATGAAGCGGGCGCCCTTCGACGATGGCGCCGAAATCGAAATCCGCCAGGTCTTCGCGCCGGAGGATTTCGGCGAGGCATTCACGCCCGAGCTGCGCGAACAGGAAGAACTGATGCGCAGGTCACTCGAAAGCAAAGGCAGTCAGGGTCAGGCGGCAAGCGACATCTTCCGATAG
- the glgA gene encoding glycogen synthase GlgA has product MRVLFVTPEIDDYVRVGGLAAVSAALPRALRNWTDVRVILPGYRDVVSQCGPIEIVGHCPALAEMPACSLGLAATRDGMPVYVLLCPQLYDRPGNPYGDESARDWPDNDIRFARFASAAALLASGHLDPNWAADLVHANDWPGALVPAYLAWSQVQIPTILTIHNLAYQGLFPKTALRRIGAPENSFHIDGIEFYDKLSFLKGGLNYSTHLTTVSETYAREITTEEFGCGLEGLLKKRSNASQLTGILNGIDETWDPRFCSELMRPFGAGDWEAKRANADGVRQQFGLALSRGPIFGLVARLVHQKGVDLVLAAADAIVSAGGQIVVTGRGEPAIENALMEAHRRRPDAIGVAIGFNDREARRIFAGSDFTLMPSRFEPCGLSQMYAQRFGSLPIGHQTGGLAETIIDGETGFLFNKPSTESFLGGILRAFATFGSQDRLNSMRRSAMARSFSWNISAASYSSLYRKMSLAA; this is encoded by the coding sequence TTGAGGGTTCTTTTCGTCACGCCTGAGATCGACGACTATGTCCGCGTCGGCGGCCTCGCCGCCGTGTCGGCCGCCCTTCCCCGTGCATTGCGCAACTGGACCGACGTCCGCGTCATCCTCCCCGGCTATCGGGACGTCGTCTCCCAATGCGGGCCCATCGAGATCGTCGGTCACTGTCCGGCGCTGGCAGAGATGCCGGCCTGCTCGCTCGGCCTTGCCGCAACCAGAGACGGCATGCCTGTCTATGTTCTGCTCTGCCCACAGCTCTATGACCGCCCCGGTAACCCCTATGGCGACGAGAGCGCGCGCGACTGGCCGGACAACGACATCCGCTTCGCCCGTTTCGCCTCGGCCGCCGCGCTGCTCGCCAGCGGCCATCTCGATCCGAACTGGGCGGCCGATCTCGTCCATGCCAATGACTGGCCGGGGGCATTGGTGCCGGCCTATCTGGCTTGGAGCCAGGTCCAAATCCCGACCATCCTGACCATCCACAATCTGGCCTATCAAGGCCTGTTTCCGAAAACCGCGCTGCGCCGGATCGGCGCGCCGGAGAACTCGTTCCATATCGACGGGATCGAATTCTACGACAAGCTTTCCTTCCTTAAGGGCGGCCTGAACTATTCGACGCATCTCACCACGGTGAGCGAGACCTATGCGCGCGAGATCACCACGGAGGAATTCGGCTGCGGCCTGGAGGGCCTGTTGAAGAAACGCTCCAACGCGTCGCAGCTCACCGGCATTCTCAACGGCATCGACGAGACATGGGACCCACGGTTCTGCTCGGAGCTGATGCGCCCGTTTGGCGCCGGCGATTGGGAAGCCAAACGCGCCAATGCCGACGGTGTCCGCCAGCAATTCGGGCTCGCGCTCTCGCGCGGGCCCATTTTTGGTTTGGTCGCTCGCCTCGTTCACCAGAAGGGCGTCGATCTCGTGCTCGCAGCGGCGGATGCCATCGTATCGGCCGGCGGACAGATCGTTGTCACCGGCCGCGGCGAGCCAGCCATCGAGAATGCGTTGATGGAGGCACATCGTCGCCGCCCCGACGCTATCGGCGTCGCCATCGGCTTCAACGACCGCGAAGCGCGCCGCATTTTCGCCGGCAGCGATTTCACCCTGATGCCGTCGCGCTTCGAGCCCTGCGGACTCAGCCAGATGTACGCCCAGCGCTTCGGCTCGCTGCCAATCGGGCATCAGACCGGCGGCCTCGCCGAGACCATCATCGATGGCGAGACCGGCTTCCTGTTCAACAAGCCCTCCACCGAGTCGTTTCTCGGCGGTATCCTGCGTGCCTTTGCGACCTTCGGTTCGCAGGATCGGCTGAACTCCATGCGCCGCAGCGCCATGGCAAGATCTTTCTCGTGGAACATTTCGGCGGCGAGCTACAGCTCGCTCTATCGGAAGATGTCGCTTGCCGCCTGA
- a CDS encoding MFS transporter: MADGIAAQAPQPTEKLTPQQQRWARVAIFTALAMASLDTAIANVALPTIAAELKATPADVIWVVNVYQIAMVATLLPFGALGEIIGHQRIYLFGLILFTAASVACALAWSLETLLIARVLQGLGAAGAMSVNAALVRTVYPPHQFGRGLGHNALIVATSFTFGPTIASAILSVASWEWLFAINLPFGLAALAISLKTLPKTPRATHRFDYLGALLAVACLGLLITGIDSAAHHVSAPVVIAELIAGLLFGWVLLRKQAGHPAPMLPIDLFRRPLFALSAATAVCSFSVQGLAFVSLPFYFEEILHRSAVETGFFLTPWPLVVGIMAPIAGRLSDRYPAGLLGGIGLAMLGIGMVLLATLPPEPSIANIVWRMAICGAGFGFFQAPNMKAIMSSAPAGRSGGASGIVATARLTGQSTGAALAAFCFGLFGHAGATWALAVGAGFAAVGCIMSFLRLVVQQPADA, encoded by the coding sequence ATGGCAGATGGCATCGCGGCACAGGCCCCTCAGCCGACCGAAAAGCTGACGCCTCAGCAGCAGCGCTGGGCGCGCGTCGCGATTTTCACGGCGCTGGCCATGGCCTCCCTCGACACCGCGATCGCCAATGTCGCATTGCCGACCATCGCGGCGGAGTTGAAGGCGACGCCGGCCGATGTGATCTGGGTGGTCAATGTCTACCAGATCGCCATGGTCGCGACGCTGCTGCCGTTCGGCGCGCTGGGCGAGATCATCGGCCATCAACGCATCTATCTGTTCGGACTGATCCTGTTTACAGCGGCCTCGGTCGCCTGCGCGCTGGCCTGGTCGCTCGAAACCCTGCTGATCGCACGGGTGCTGCAAGGGCTCGGGGCCGCCGGCGCCATGAGCGTCAACGCCGCGCTGGTACGCACCGTCTATCCCCCGCACCAATTCGGCCGCGGCCTCGGGCACAATGCCCTCATCGTCGCGACGTCGTTCACCTTTGGGCCGACCATCGCCTCCGCTATTCTCTCCGTGGCAAGCTGGGAATGGCTGTTCGCCATCAATCTGCCCTTCGGCCTCGCAGCGCTCGCCATCAGCCTCAAGACCCTTCCGAAGACGCCGCGCGCCACGCACCGGTTCGACTATCTCGGCGCGCTGCTGGCCGTGGCTTGCCTCGGTCTCCTAATCACCGGCATCGACAGCGCCGCCCATCACGTCTCCGCACCGGTCGTCATTGCCGAACTGATCGCTGGACTGTTGTTCGGCTGGGTGCTCTTGCGAAAGCAGGCCGGGCACCCCGCGCCGATGCTGCCCATCGATCTGTTCCGCCGGCCGCTGTTCGCTCTGTCGGCTGCGACGGCAGTATGCTCTTTCTCGGTCCAGGGCCTCGCCTTCGTGTCGCTGCCCTTCTACTTCGAGGAAATTCTGCATCGTTCGGCGGTCGAGACCGGCTTCTTCCTGACCCCCTGGCCGCTCGTCGTGGGCATCATGGCACCCATCGCTGGCCGGCTATCAGACCGATACCCCGCCGGTCTGCTTGGCGGCATCGGGTTGGCGATGCTCGGTATCGGCATGGTGCTGCTGGCAACACTGCCGCCGGAGCCAAGCATCGCCAATATTGTCTGGCGGATGGCGATCTGCGGCGCGGGCTTCGGTTTCTTCCAGGCGCCGAACATGAAGGCCATCATGTCCAGCGCCCCCGCCGGCCGCAGCGGCGGCGCCAGCGGGATCGTCGCCACGGCCCGGCTGACGGGCCAGAGCACCGGCGCGGCCCTCGCCGCCTTCTGCTTCGGCCTGTTCGGCCATGCCGGCGCCACCTGGGCATTGGCGGTCGGGGCAGGCTTTGCGGCCGTGGGCTGCATCATGAGCTTCCTGCGGCTCGTCGTGCAGCAGCCTGCCGACGCATAA
- a CDS encoding MATE family efflux transporter, with translation MKIETPQAIAAANPTPVPEMNPRTRMLLQAPIVPTLVKLAWPNLLVMLAQASTGLIETWWVSHLGSDALTGMAVVFPGFMMMQMLSAGAMGGGISSAIARALGARRTDDAEALVLHATVINILLGLIGSAIFLIFGRAIYTAMGVGGGALDAALQYSNVVFGGSILVWLMNGFASIIRGTGNMLVPSLSICIGVAILIPLSPLLIFGWGPVPALGIAGGGWAVVISTFTVAAVLGGYILSGRCIVHFKWARLRWDLSADILRVGAIAAVISLQTSFTVLLTTALVGGFAGGDAVAGFGTGVRLEYLMVPLAFGFGGPLVALVGTNIGAGQQDRALRAALIGGAMVFAITESIGLAAAIWPAAWLGLFGSDPQMIETGSTYLRIVGPAYGFFGLGLSLYFASQGAGKMLYPLLAGVLRLLISIGGGWLVLQMTGSLTWLFACLALALVIYGTIIVTAVAAGTWFKKTS, from the coding sequence ATGAAAATCGAAACACCCCAGGCGATCGCCGCTGCCAACCCTACGCCGGTGCCGGAGATGAACCCGCGCACGCGCATGCTGCTGCAGGCACCGATCGTCCCCACACTGGTCAAGCTCGCCTGGCCCAATCTTCTGGTGATGCTGGCGCAGGCCTCGACCGGCCTGATCGAAACCTGGTGGGTGTCGCATCTCGGCAGCGATGCGCTGACCGGTATGGCCGTGGTTTTTCCAGGTTTCATGATGATGCAGATGCTCTCGGCCGGTGCCATGGGCGGCGGCATCTCCTCCGCCATCGCCCGTGCGCTCGGGGCGCGGCGTACCGACGACGCCGAAGCGCTGGTGCTGCATGCCACCGTCATCAACATCCTGCTTGGCCTCATTGGCTCGGCGATCTTCCTGATTTTCGGCCGCGCCATCTACACTGCCATGGGCGTCGGCGGCGGCGCGCTGGATGCAGCCCTGCAATATTCCAATGTGGTGTTTGGCGGCAGCATTCTCGTCTGGCTGATGAACGGATTTGCCAGCATCATCCGCGGCACCGGCAACATGCTGGTGCCCTCGCTATCGATCTGTATCGGCGTCGCCATCCTGATTCCGCTATCGCCGCTGCTGATCTTCGGCTGGGGGCCGGTGCCCGCGCTCGGCATCGCTGGCGGAGGCTGGGCGGTGGTGATCTCGACCTTCACCGTCGCTGCGGTGCTCGGCGGCTACATTCTGTCGGGGCGCTGCATCGTCCACTTCAAATGGGCCCGGCTGCGCTGGGATCTCTCGGCCGACATCCTGCGCGTCGGCGCCATCGCCGCGGTGATCTCGCTGCAGACGAGCTTTACCGTGCTGCTCACCACCGCATTGGTCGGCGGCTTTGCCGGCGGCGATGCCGTGGCCGGCTTCGGCACCGGCGTGCGCCTCGAATATCTGATGGTGCCGCTGGCATTCGGCTTCGGCGGACCGCTGGTGGCGCTGGTCGGTACCAATATCGGCGCCGGACAGCAGGACCGGGCGTTACGCGCGGCGCTGATCGGCGGCGCCATGGTGTTCGCCATCACCGAAAGCATCGGCCTTGCCGCTGCGATCTGGCCGGCAGCGTGGCTCGGCCTGTTCGGCTCGGACCCGCAGATGATCGAGACGGGCAGCACCTATCTGCGCATCGTCGGTCCCGCCTACGGATTCTTCGGCCTCGGCCTGTCGCTGTATTTTGCCTCGCAGGGTGCCGGCAAAATGCTCTATCCGCTGCTGGCCGGGGTGTTGCGTCTGCTGATCTCGATCGGAGGCGGCTGGCTGGTGCTGCAAATGACGGGATCTCTGACCTGGCTGTTCGCCTGCCTCGCGCTGGCGCTGGTGATCTACGGCACCATTATCGTCACCGCCGTCGCCGCCGGCACCTGGTTCAAGAAAACGAGCTGA
- a CDS encoding helix-turn-helix transcriptional regulator: MQRKSFDKMECPVARSLERVGEWWSILIMRDAIYGMTRFDQFQKNLNIAPNMLTRRLAVLVEAGLLEKRLYSEKPPRYEYIVTPRGRDFRAVLWSLQSWGNRHFAPEGESVILIDKETGQRADPILVDRLTGKPITEATHANAPGPAASARVQRRLTKPRPQKDGIQ; encoded by the coding sequence ATGCAACGCAAGAGCTTCGACAAGATGGAGTGCCCAGTCGCCCGCAGCCTTGAGCGCGTCGGCGAGTGGTGGAGCATTCTGATTATGCGCGACGCCATCTACGGGATGACGCGTTTCGACCAGTTTCAGAAAAACCTGAACATTGCGCCGAACATGCTGACCCGGCGCCTCGCGGTGCTGGTCGAGGCTGGGTTGTTGGAGAAACGGCTCTATTCCGAAAAGCCGCCGCGCTACGAATACATCGTCACCCCGCGCGGCCGCGATTTCCGCGCCGTATTGTGGTCGCTGCAAAGCTGGGGCAACCGGCATTTCGCGCCAGAGGGCGAGAGCGTCATTCTCATCGACAAGGAAACCGGACAGCGCGCCGATCCAATCCTGGTCGATCGATTGACCGGCAAGCCGATCACCGAAGCCACCCACGCCAATGCCCCCGGTCCTGCTGCCAGTGCGCGTGTGCAGCGTCGTCTCACCAAACCGCGCCCGCAGAAGGACGGAATACAATGA